One window of the Eucalyptus grandis isolate ANBG69807.140 chromosome 6, ASM1654582v1, whole genome shotgun sequence genome contains the following:
- the LOC104450800 gene encoding G-type lectin S-receptor-like serine/threonine-protein kinase At1g34300, protein MKRRRKENVKRKVAGGLFSCRDSRGGRSWTTSFPCPPVLPRPLSSLPQKPQKSRDDPQPTNESTTCACSSAAPSDDRSAATDVLPAAAAAAAAQFPLLLFLLLPLLFLRPSSVSAQVSPGSTLSASNLNRSWLSPNQTFALGFVAAPADPSAFVAAITYGGGGPAAAVWSTVSTVDSSGSLQFLSDGNLRLVNGSGSTVWQSNTAGKGVTSAALDDSGNLVLGNNTASVWSSFDHPTDTIVPSQNFTVGQTLRSGLYSFNISSMGNLSLWWNNSIQYWNQGVNSSTQANLTDPTLVLQSTGILSISSPSLTSNAIVVYSSDYAEGSDILRFLRLDSDGNLRIYSSARNSRTTTSRWEALDQCKVYGFCGNLGICSYDNSSATCGCPSQNFEPIDPKDSRKGCKRKVNIEDCPGSATMLELDHASFLTYAPEVSSQVFFVGISACRLNCLVSGSCVASTSLSDGTGLCYLKTVDFVSGYENPSLPSTSYVKVCGPVVPNPSSLEGTGKNKGWRLHAWVVVVVILATVLGLILLEGGLWWSCFRNSTKFGGLSSQYTLLEYASGAPVQFTYKELQRATKGFKEKLGAGGFGAVYRGVLTNRTVVAVKQLEGIEQGEKQFRMEVATISSTHHLNLVRLIGFCSEGRHRLLVYEFMKNGSLDDFLFTSEQNSGKFLNWEQRFNIALGTARGITYLHEECRDCIVHCDIKPENILLDENHNAKVSDFGLAKLINAKDHRYRTLTSVRGTRGYLAPEWLANLPITSKSDVYSYGMVLLEIVSGRRNFYVSMETNNKKFSIWAYEEFEKSNAENIIDKRLFGADQDLNMEQVMRAIQISFWCIQEHPSHRPTMGKIVQMLEGIMEIERPPPPKAAVDGSHGGSSINVSSNISALSTLAPSAPPLSSSSHQTSGVSPVASGRNVEKASSSNPNSDSKRSTHSM, encoded by the exons atgaagagaagaagaaaggagaacgTGAAGAG AAAAGTCGCCGGTGGACTTTTCTCGTGCCGTGACAGCCGGGGCGGACGAAGTTGGACCACGTCCTTCCCCTGTCCGCCCGTCTTACCTCGTCCACTGTCTTCCCTTCCGCAGAAGCCGCAGAAGAGCAGAGACGACCCGCAGCCCACCAACGAGAGCACCACTTGCGCATGCTCCTCCGCCGCCCCGTCCGATGACCGGAGCGCGGCGACCGATgtcctccccgccgccgccgccgccgccgcggctcagtttcccctcctcctcttcctgcTCCTCCCGCTCCTCTTCCTCCGTCCGTCGTCGGTCTCTGCCCAGGTCTCCCCCGGCTCGACCCTCTCCGCCTCCAACCTCAACCGGTCCTGGCTGTCCCCCAACCAGACCTTCGCCCTCGGCTTCGTCGCCGCCCCCGCCGACCCTTCCGCCTTCGTCGCCGCCATCACCTACGGCGGCGGgggccccgccgccgccgtctgGTCCACCGTCTCCACCGTCGACTCCTCCGGGTCTCTCCAGTTCCTCTCCGACGGCAACCTCCGGCTCGTCAACGGGTCGGGCTCCACCGTGTGGCAGTCCAACACGGCCGGCAAGGGGGTGACCTCGGCTGCTCTTGATGATTCCGGCAACCTGGTGCTCGGGAACAACACGGCTTCGGTCTGGTCGTCGTTCGATCACCCGACGGATACGATCGTCCCCTCGCAGAATTTCACGGTCGGTCAGACCCTGCGTAGTGGGCTCTACTCCTTTAATATCTCGAGCATGGGGAATTTGTCCCTCTGGTGGAATAATAGTATTCAGTATTGGAATCAAGGGGTGAATTCGTCGACCCAGGCGAATCTGACAGATCCCACCCTGGTATTGCAGTCTACAGGGATTCTGTCCATATCTTCCCCTTCTTTGACTAGTAATGCAATCGTAGTTTACAGTAGTGATTACGCGGAAGGGAGCGATATTTTGAGGTTTCTGAGGTTGGATTCTGATGGGAATTTGAGGATTTATAGCTCGGCGAGGAATAGTAGGACTACGACCTCGAGGTGGGAAGCTCTTGATCAGTGTAAGGTCTATGGGTTCTGCGGGAATCTGGGCATTTGCAGTTACGACAACTCGAGCGCGACGTGCGGGTGCCCGAGCCAGAATTTTGAGCCGATCGATCCGAAAGATAGCAGAAAAGGGTGTAAAAGGAAAGTAAACATAGAGGATTGTCCGGGGAGTGCGACGATGTTGGAACTAGATCATGCTTCGTTCTTGACCTACGCGCCTGAGGTGTCCTCACAAGTTTTCTTTGTGGGTATATCGGCATGTAGGTTGAATTGCCTTGTGAGTGGTTCTTGTGTGGCTTCAACTTCATTGTCCGATGGGACAGGGCTTTGTTACTTGAAAACTGTGGATTTTGTCAGCGGTTATGAGAATCCATCGCTGCCGAGCACGTCGTATGTCAAAGTTTGTGGCCCAGTAGTTCCGAACCCATCGTCTCTGGAAGGAACCGGCAAAAACAAGGGATGGAGACTTCATGCTTGGGTGGTAGTGGTTGTGATTTTGGCTACAGTTCTTGGTTTAATCCTCTTGGAGGGTGGTCTGTGGTGGTCGTGTTTTAGAAATAGTACCAAGTTTGGCGGATTGTCATCTCAGTATACACTCCTCGAATATGCCTCCGGGGCTCCAGTCCAGTTCACATACAAAGAGCTTCAAAGAGCAACCAAAGGGTTCAAGGAGAAACTGGGTGCCGGAGGATTTGGGGCTGTTTATAGAGGAGTCCTTACTAATAGAACAGTCGTCGCAGTTAAGCAGCTAGAGGGAATTGAACAAGGGGAGAAGCAATTCAGGATGGAGGTGGCAACCATAAGTAGCACGCACCATTTGAATTTGGTGCGGTTGATCGGCTTTTGCTCGGAGGGACGTCACAGGCTCTTAGTCTATGAGTTCATGAAAAATGGTTCTCTGGATGATTTCCTCTTTACTAGTGAACAAAATTCGGGGAAGTTTTTGAATTGGGAGCAACGGTTTAATATTGCCCTTGGGACTGCAAGGGGAATCACATATCTTCATGAGGAATGTCGAGACTGCATTGTTCATTGCGACATAAAACCTGAGAATATTCTTTTAGATGAAAATCACAATGCTAAAGTGTCGGATTTCGGCCTTGCAAAGCTCATAAACGCGAAGGATCACCGGTACCGCACCTTGACAAGCGTGAGAGGCACAAGAGGGTATTTGGCACCTGAGTGGCTTGCAAATCTCCCGATAACTTCCAAGTCAGATGTCTACAGTTATGGGATGGTCTTGTTGGAAATAGTGAGTGGGAGGAGGAATTTTTATGTTTCCATGGAAACCAACAATAAGAAATTCTCCATTTGGGCTTATGAGGAGTTTGAGAAGAGCAATGCTGAGAACATTATAGACAAGAGGCTGTTTGGCGCTGATCAAGATTTAAACATGGAGCAAGTAATGAGAGCAATCCAGATTAGTTTCTGGTGCATCCAGGAACACCCATCGCATAGGCCAACTATGGGGAAAATTGTGCAGATGCTTGAAGGGATTATGGAGATTGAGAGGCCACCTCCTCCGAAGGCAGCAGTTGATGGGTCCCATGGTGGAAGCAGCATCAATGTCAGTAGTAATATTAGCGCACTCTCGACATTGGCACCTTCAGCTCCTCCTCTTTCATCTTCATCTCACCAAACTTCTGGAGTTTCGCCTGTTGCTTCAGGCAGAAATGTAGAAAAGGCATCATCATCCAATCCTAACTCAGATTCAAAGCGAAGCACTCATAGCatgtga
- the LOC120294535 gene encoding ATP synthase subunit beta, mitochondrial-like → MASPSSRRLLPTLLRSAGLRRSPSRPTSSSNPKSAPFFTPSSAPATTTTTTAPPPRLPPHPHCPLLHLRRRRRIPLLPVAAAKGAGKGRITDEFTGPGAIEQVCQVISAVVDVRFDKGLPPILTALEVFDNSIRLVLEVAQHLGENMVRTIAMDGTEGLVRGQRVLSTGSLSSKGTKLKDFLATMRSSPHFQSKIATTGS, encoded by the exons ATGGCGTCGCCGTCTTCGCGCCGGCTCCTGCCGACCCTCCTCCGCTCCGCCGGCCTCCGCCGATCGCCGTCGCGGcccacctcctcctccaacCCCAAATCCGCCCCCTTCTTCACCCCCTCCTCCGCCCCCGCCACCACCACTACCACCACCGCCCCTCCCCCACGGCTACCTCCTCACCCGCACTGCCCACTactccacctccgccgccgccgccgcatccCCCTCCTCCCCGTCGCCGCGGCCAAGGGCGCCGGGAAGGGTAGGATCACCGATGAGTTCACCGGCCCCGGCGCGATCGAGCAGGTGTGCCAGGTGATCAGCGCCGTGGTCGACGTGCGGTTCGACAAGGGCTTGCCCCCGATCTTGACGGCCCTGGAGGTGTTCGACAACTCGATCAGGCTCGTGTTGGAGGTGGCCCAACACCTGGGCGAGAACATGGTGAGGACCATCGCCATGGACGGAACCGAAGGGCTGGTGCGTGGTCAGCGCGTGCTCAGTACTGGCTCCCTGAGTTCCAAAG GAACAAAGTTGAAGGACTTCTTGGCCACAATGAGGTCTTCCCCTCACTTTCAATCAAAGATTGCTACAACTGGGTCCTAA